A genome region from Sceloporus undulatus isolate JIND9_A2432 ecotype Alabama chromosome 1, SceUnd_v1.1, whole genome shotgun sequence includes the following:
- the LOC121925373 gene encoding glutathione S-transferase-like, which produces MSGKPRLHYSRGRGRMESIRWLLAAAGVEFEDRYIDSKEDLEKLKKDGSLLFQQVPMVEIDGMKMVQTRAILSYIAGKYNLYGKDLKERALIDMYVEGTGDLLMMLMYLPFKTDDKEQHKALTIERATTRYFPVYEKVLKDHGQDFLVGNKFSWADVHLLETILESEEVKPDILSKFPLLQAFKTRISNIPTIK; this is translated from the exons ATGTCTGGGAAACCAAGACTGCACTACAGCCGAGGGAGAGGAAGAATGGAATCCATCCGCTGGCTCCTTGCTGCAGCTGGAGTTGAG TTTGAAGATCGGTATATAGATTCAAAGGAagacttggaaaaattaaaaaaag ATGGATCCCTCCTGTTCCAGCAAGTGCCCATGGTGGAAATTGATGGGATGAAGATGGTGCAGACCCGAGCCATTCTCAGCTACATTGCAGGAAAATACAACCTCTATGGGAAGGACCTGAAGGAGAGAGCTTT AATTGACATGTATGTGGAAGGAACAGGTGATCTGTTGATGATGCTGATGTACCTTCCATTCAAGACTGACGACAAAGAACAGCATAAAGCTCTAACTATTGAGAGAGCCACAACCAGATACTTCCCAGTTTACGAGAAA GTTTTAAAAGACCATGGTCAAGATTTTCTTGTTGGTAACAAGTTTAGCTGGGCAGATGTACATCTGCTTGAAACTATTCTTGAATCAGAAGAGGTGAAGCCCGATATTCTCTCTAAATTTCCCCTGCTACAG
- the LOC121919899 gene encoding glutathione S-transferase-like, translating to MYVEGTGDLLMMLMYLPFKTDDKEQHKALTIERATTRYFPVYEKVLKDHGQDFLVGNKFSWADVHLLETILESAEVKPDILSKFPLLQAFKTRISNIPTIKKFLQPGGLRKPPTDEKLVAQIGKIYSI from the exons ATGTATGTGGAAGGAACAGGTGATCTGTTGATGATGCTGATGTACCTTCCATTCAAGACTGACGACAAAGAACAGCATAAAGCTCTAACTATTGAGAGAGCCACAACCAGATACTTCCCAGTTTACGAGAAA GTTTTAAAAGACCATGGTCAAGATTTTCTTGTTGGTAACAAGTTTAGTTGGGCAGATGTACATCTGCTTGAAACTATTCTTGAATCAGCAGAGGTGAAGCCTGATATTCTCTCTAAATTTCCTCTGCTGCAG gcATTCAAAACAAGAATAAGCAACATCCCCACAATTAAGAAATTCCTGCAGCCTGGTGGCCTGAGAAAACCCCCCACAGATGAAAAGCTTGTTGCACAAATTGGAAAGATTTACAGCATTTGA